TagtataaatttaaatgatttgaTTACACTATTATATTTGGAActtccaaatatttataaataaattccTAACAGTATATTGGTATATTTAGGTCTgtgcgttcgggtacccgttggcGTACGAGTCGGGTTTTAAGGGTTTTCGGATTTACGCTCTTAGGTCctatactaaaattttataaatacgggtcgggttcgaataataacacttcgggGTCGGTTCAAAATTGTATTGCGttctaaaacccataaagtaatCATATATCGTTCGGATTCGGGTTATACCGGTTCGTTTCGGATATAACCGAAGTAAAAGACAAAAATTTTGaaccaaaacagaaaaaatatctaaattaaataaaaattaatttatcacatataaaattgataaaataacaataaaatattaaatcaaacatgaaaacaaacatcatctataaaaaaatatgtattgcCTTATAGATActaaactttttatttcaatgaaaaaattataaaatacttatttataactaattgcgtacttaaagcatttattaaaattttaataattattattatattcaatttaataattaaaatacttttatatatttcaaaatatttatattgactaTTAACTACGGATTTTTCGGGTTACCCaatcggttaataacacttcgggtacGAATTTTTTTGTACCACTCTAGAAGATCCGTTcggtatttttatatttcggGTCACATAACGGGTCTGGTTTTTCGGTTTGGATTCCGTTCGGATTTTTGGTTTCGAATTTTATGCCTAGGCCTAGGTATATTCAAAAAGATCTACTAAATTGCTCATATCTAAATGAGAAACACCgctaacaatatattatttcttttatatctaaatgaaaatatgtatatatccCAATCTAGATTACATACCTTTAAACTGAATTAGGCAAAAAATGTAGCCGAACGGGAACCAAATTGGACCAAAATTATATCAGATATTATCATGTTCCTACCTTTATTATCTTAACCGAACATAAAATCGAAATAACCAAACCATATTTCATAACTACCTgaactaataattttatatctttagaacataaaagcaaaaacaaaattaaatcgACCTAAACAGAACCGATATCCGAAATGCCTATGTCTTGCTAAGATTTTAAATTCAACTGAAACGATAAAATATCCGGTTTAGttctaataaaattataatttctgaTATTTGTTCGGTTGAATTTTGCAAATGTTGGTTCACAATTAGACAAAGAAGAAATTGGAAGATGAAACATAAACTTCTTCTTCACGCCATTAGCAAATAGCTTCTGGACCGTTGGATCTATGACGTTCAAATTTTGGAAGTTGGGTAGAATTAAATACGCagttaatctattctattaattctccagCATGTACCTATTGATATTTGTTGTGTCCAACTTAAAATATAACTGCATTTAAATTAACCACTTCAACTAGCAACAAATTTTATGCAACCGTAATATTCCTTCTTTTTTAGAAGTAACCGTAATGTGCCTTTGATATTTTCATGATAAATAACTACCGTACGTGAGAGGTATAACTAACTACTGTAACGTGCCTTTGATATTTCATGAAGTATATATTATCATACTATTAAAAATTGAGAGGTACTTATGTGATTATATAGACTTTATGTAATATTCTTTTGATGATGATTTCCACATACAAATCATTAATAGAAATAACTATACAACCCAGATACAAACCcacttttaataatttttgttagttttagacaaaaataaatattatttattagcttgataatatttttgtcatctttagctttataacatataattataaatatcttttattgTCATGATAAATAACTATCAACAGCCCATGAATAAAAATCATAGCAAATATAtaacttaataatatatagctttcaaaacagattaaaatttGACCAAATACAATAAAAGTTCATGAATCAATtaagataaataataaatataaatagctgttttataagaaaattagatTATTTAATCCATGTGTTCTATTAATTTAGGAACATGATCTGTTGTTATTATTATGGAagtattattcataaaaatatattttacggGTTTTAGTTTAACggattttaaataggttattcgattaaaaatatttattaaatgtgatttttatttaaagttagtgaagactatattaatctatttacatatatatatatatatatatttaacaaaatatatttttaaaaaatttaaacactTTTCAAACAAAATTGTTCTGTTTTCGATGCAGGTTGAATTTGATATTGGGTTTCGGATATAATACTTTAAAAATCGCTTGAATGTATATGCCAGATGTAATAGATTATAATACTTTGATTTTTGGGTCGATTCCGAATCATTTTTTTTAGATACGaatattcttaaataattatgttaggtaaatattaaaagaatataatatgttacaaactttagaaataaagtttaaaaataatttctgaaatatatatgacataagtgtatagttatgcaacttgacatatttaatatagttacaaaaataaattaaaatattaacacaaatatgattacaaaaaataacaaaaatataaaaattaaatttttcacaaaaattaaaacaaaaaattataagagcgggtcaaaatatagttaaaagttaaaacaccattattttcttttattcaaaatgGTCGACTGCTTTTGTCTCTTTGTGAAACACAATTCATTTATTCTTAACTTGATTTACATTCCCAAAAAGTAATTGTTTTGGTCgaagaaaactaatttttaacatatttacatATCATTCTTTTCAAAGAAAATGAGAACAGATTAATTGACACAACTTAAAGCCGTAATTGATTTTCTCTAGTCTATGGaatctgaaagaggtttgataAAATCTTGGAAGTTGCACCACTCAAGTGACCTAGGGCTCCTTCCTACTATAAGATGAAACGGTGTCATTGAAGAAGTTGTTTCTTGAAACAAGAATTACGTGGCGATTTTCAGGTATTTTGTAAATAGTTAGTTCATGAATAAACAAGAAGTTGTTTCTTTGTGTGTTACTTAAACGAAATGGTGTCAGTGTCGAAGAAAATAAAGAGTGGTAGTTTGGACTCTGCGTTGTTTGCTCATGAATCATGACTAGTTTGTTTAGAATTTCACATCCATTTTGTTCCTGCAGATTTGTGATGGATAGGATAAGTCAGCTACCTGAACATCTTCTTTTGAAGATTTTGTCGTTGCTGCCTAGTACCAAAGATGTTGTGGCCACAATGGTTTTGTCCAAACGGTGGCAGTTTCTATGGACGCTTGTGCCAAGACTAATATACGATGATGGCAATAATAACATCACGAAAGAAAGTTTCTCGAGGTTTGTAGACAGATCTTTGCTTTTGCACGTGGCGCCAGTTCTAGAATCTTTACAGATCAAGCTTGGTGAAAAGTCTAGTGATGTTGATATTGGAGTATGGGCTAGAACTATAGCTAGACGCCATGTCCGTGACCTGGTCATTGAGATCGATAGAACTTCTTGTACAACTCCAGCCATCCTTCCAAAGAGTTTGTACACGGTATCCGGAATGCTTGTGACGTTGAAACTTAAAAGCATGGTTCTTGTTGATGATGTTGCTTCACCGGTGTCTTTCTCATCTCTCAAGATATTGAGTCTTGATAACATCAAATACCCAGGTGGTGATGAATCTGTCAACAGGCTTTTAACTAATTGTCCTGTTCTTGAAGACTTGTTTGTGGATCGATGTCCTGATGGTGATAACGTTACCGTTTTCACCGTTAGAGTGCCTTCTCTAAAGATATTAACTATgtgtaacaaacaaaaaactagCGATGATGCAGAAAGGGTTGTGATAGATACTCCTTCTTTGGAGACGTTGACTTTCGATGATTTTACTGGCTGTGTCTTTGAGACTGAAATGCCTAACATTTTAAAGGCAGATATTGACATTATGAATAATCACTCTGAGAAGATTCTGTGTTCTATCACTCCAGTCAAGGATCTCCTTTTATGTTTATATTCCTCAAAGGTATAATTTTATtcgtctctttttttttttttttgatcattCTGGCATATGTACTCTTGTTCTATTTTCATAACCAGTCATGTAATAATGACTAAATCCACATGGAAATTACTTTGCAGGATACATATTCTGGTGGCTGTGCCTTCCACCGTCTGGTAGATTTTACACTATGCAGATGTGACAAGCAGTGGTTGAACCTACTCATGTGTGTGCTTAGAGGTTCACCTAAATTACGAGGTCTCAAACTTGATCAGGTATATGCATATTTCAACCCAATTCATTTTGTGTCTGTGAGCACTTCAATTCACATGCATCTCTTGTACTTTTTATTTCAGTACCATGGCTCTCAGGCTAATCAACCGAGCCCATGTTGGAGTGAACCGAGCTTAGTTCCCGAATGTTTGTTATCGAGTCTTGAAATTCTGGAATGGGCAGATTATGAAggaacaaaagaagagaaagaagtggTGGAATATATCCTAAGAAACGGTAGCTGTTTGAAAAGGGTGACTATCTCCTCCAAACCCACTGACCCAGAAGAGAAACTTGAGATGATTAAGGAGTTGGCATTGTCGTTCAGGCGTTCACCTGTCTGCCAGCTTGTATTCAACTGAAGCTATAGTCAAGACATGTCAAGTTACATCGTGTTTGGTCTGAATCCTAGATAACCTATTATAACGTTTTATGTTTTCTCTCGCCTGTTTTGAGAGTTTAGGATCTATAACTGCCATTTCCTTTGAAAACTGGAAATTTTAGGCCTTAGACTAGTAGTCTTTCTCCGGCTTAGAGTCAATTAAGCTAATTCGGCTAAGGCATATGCATAGTAAGTGCGAACATGAACATTAGATATAGCGCACTACTTGAATTGATCACTCCTGGGATGATTATTATAGATTCTGTTGTCTCAACAAAAAGCCAATAGACCACCTAATAAAAAGACTAGCAACCGTAATATTCCTTCTTTTTTAGAAGTAACCGTAATGTGCCTTTGATATTTTCATGATAAATAACTACCGTACGTGAGAGGTATAACTAACTACTGTAACGTGCCTTTGATATTTCATGAAGTATATATTATCATACTATTAAAAATTGAGAGGTACTTATGTGATTATATAGACTTTATGTAATATTCTTTTGATGATGATTTCCACATACAAATCATTAATAGAAATAACTATACAACCCAGATACAAACCcacttttaataatttttgttagttttagacaaaaataaatattatttattagcttgataatatttttgtcatctttagctttataacatataattataaatatcttttattgTCATGATAAATAACTATCAACAGCCCATGAATAAAAATCATAGCAAATATAtaacttaataatatatagctttcaaaacagattaaaatttGACCAAATACAATAAAAGTTCATGAATCAATtaagataaataataaatataaatagctgttttataagaaaattagatTATTTAATCCATGTGTTCTATTAATTTAGGAACATGATCTGTTGTTATTATTATGGAagtattattcataaaaatatattttacggGTTTTAGTTTAACggattttaaataggttattcgattaaaaatatttattaaatgtgatttttatttaaagttagtgaagactatattaatctatttacatatatatatatatatatatatatatttaacaaaatatattttaaaaaaatttaaacactTTTCAAACAAAATTGTTCTGTTTTCGATGCAGGTTGAATTTGATATTGGGTTTCGGATATAATACTTTAAAAATCGCTTGAATGTATATGCCAGATGTAATAGATTATAATACTTTGATTTTTGGGTCGATTCCGAATCATTTTTTTTAGATACGAATATTCTTGaataattatgttaggtaaatattaaaagaatataatatgttacaaactttagaaataaagtttaaaaataatttctgaaatatatatgacataagtgtatagttatgcaacttgacatatttaatatagttacaaaaataaattaaaatattaacacaaatatgattacaaaaaataacaaaaatataaaaaatttttcacaaaaattaaaacaaaaaattataagggcgggtcaaaatatagttaaaagttaaaacaccattattttcttttattcaaaatgGTCGACTGCTTTTGTCTCTTTGTGAAACACAATTCATTTATTCTTAACTTGATTTACATTCCCAAAAAGTAATTGTTTTGGTCgaagaaaactaatttttaacatatttacatATCATTCTTTTCAAAGAAAATGAGAACAGATTAATTGACACAACTTAAAGCCGTAATTGATTTTCTCTAGTCTATGGaatctgaaagaggtttgataAAATCTTGGAAGTTGCACCACTCAAGTGACCTAGGGCTCCTTCCTACTATAAGATGAAACGGTGTCATTGAAGAAGTTGTTTCTTGAAACAAGAATTACGTGGCGATTTTCAGGTATTTTGTAAATAGTTAGTTCATGAATAAACAAGAAGTTGTTTCTTTGTGTGTTACTTAAACGAAATGGTGTCAGTGTCGAAGAAAATAAAGAGTGGTAGTTTGGACTCTGCGTTGTTTGCTCATGAATCATGACTAGTTTGTTTAGAATTTCACATCCATTTTGTTCCTGCAGATTTGTGATGGATAGGATAAGTCAGCTACCTGAACATCTTCTTTTGAAGATTTTGTCGTTGCTGCCTAGTACCAAAGATGTTGTGGCCACAATGGTTTTGTCCAAACGGTGGCAGTTTCTATGGACGCTTGTGCCAAGACTAATATACGATGATGGCAATAATAACATCACGAAAGAAAGTTTCTCGAGGTTTGTAGACAGATCTTTGCTTTTGCACGTGGCGCCTGTTCTAGAATCTTTACAGCTCAAGCTTGGTGAAAAGTCTAGTGATGTTAATATTGGAGTATGGGCTAGAACTATAGCTAGACGCCATGTCCGTGAGCTGGTCATCGAGATCGATAGAACTTCTTGTACAACTCCAGCCATCATTCCTAAGAGTTTGTACACCTTATCCGGAATGCTTGTGACTTTGAAACTTAAAAGCATGGTTCTTGTTGATGATGTTGCTTCACCGGTGTCTTTCTCATCTCTCAAGATATTGAGTCTTGATAACATCAAATACCCAGGTGGTGATGAATCTGTCAACAGGCTTTTAACTAATTGTCCTGTTCTTGAAGACTTGTTTGTGAACCGATGTCCTGATGGTGATAACGTTACCGTTTTCACCGTTAGAGTGCCTTCTCTAAAGATATTAACTATgtgtaacaaacaaaaaactagCAATGATGCAGAAAGGGTTGTGATAGATACTCCTTCTTTGGAGACGTTGACTTTCGATGATTTTACTGGCTGTGTCTTTGAGACTGAAATGCCTAACATTGTAAAGGCAGATATTGACATTATGTATAGTCACTCTGAGAAGATTCTGTGTTCTATCACTCCAGTCAAGGATCTCCTTTTATGTTTATCATCCTCAAAGGTATTTTATTCGTCCCTTTTCTATCATTCTTCCATATTTACTCTTGTTCTCTTTTCATAACCAGTCACTAAATCCACATGGAAAATACTTTGCAGGATACAAATCCTGGTGGGTGTGCCTTCCACCGTCTGGTAGATTTTACACTATGCAGATGTGACAAGCAGTGGTTGAACATACTTATGTGTGTGCTTAGAGGTTCACCTAAATTACGAGGTCTCAAACTTGATCAGGTATATGCATATTTCAACCCAATTCATTTTGTGTCTGTGAGCACTTCAATTCACATGCATCTCTTGTACTTTTTATTTCAGTACCATGGCTCTCAGGCTAATCAACCGAGCCCATGTTGGAGTGAACCGAGCTTAGTTCCCGAATGTTTGTTATCGAGTCTTGAAACTCTCGAATGGGCAGATTATGAAggaacaaaagaagagaaagaagtggTGGAATATATCTTAAGAAACGGTAGCTGTTTGAAAAGGGTGACTATCTCCTCCAAACCCACTGACCCAGAAGAGAAACTTGAGATGATTAAGGAGTTGGCATTGTCGTTCAGGCGTTCACCTATCTGCCAGCTTGTATTCAACTGAAGCTAAAGTCAGACATGTCAAGTTACATCGTGTTTGGTCTGAATCCTAGATAACCTATTATAACGTTTTATGTTTTCTCTCGCTTGTTTTGAGAGTTTAGGATCTATAACTCCTATTTCCTTTGAAAACTGGAAATTTTAGGCCTTAGACTAGTAGTCTTTCTCCGTCTTAGAGTCAATTAAGCTAATTTGGCTAAGGCATATGCATAGTAAGTGCGAACATGAACATTAGATATAGAGCAGTACTTGAATTGATTACTCCTGGGATGATTATTACAGATTTTGTTGTCTCAACTAAAAGCCAATAGACCACCTAATAAAAAGACTAGCTAGGTAATTGGTATCCAAGTCAGTTAAAATGATGATATTAAAGTTCATTGGAGATCTTTAATTGTGAGATATCCAACAAGTGTTAGTACAAGTTCAATGCGAAGAAACCAACAacttattatattaaaaaagaagtaatagacttaattcatgtgtgatttttgaATTTGGACCAACTCttacaaaattgttttatttaatttttatataattatttgacttattctaaaacaaacaaatcaaatatatgTTCCTATATTTACTCTGaaattatatctaaatattttttttttcatatctttttatttataatataaatatatatttcattttccataaaaataaaccttttaaatatttaataatttcatatttgtttaaaataaatttataatttcattttcacttaaaaacttttaaatatttacttaatgttgtgtttattttaaaattaaatttatatttcattttaactaaaacaaattttatatatatctaattaattttttaattatagctAGAATCATTTACAGTTTTGTATtggttttttatattaatttaatataatactttCCATAAATTTTTGATCcttaaccaataaaatttttcaatttaaaaatttgtgtcatataatttaaattatgctattactatttattacatgtgaactataaaattgttgtgttttaaaatgttatattaaacaATTAGTAATATAGTAAATATTACAATTAATCATGTAAACAAACAATTATgtgtgtaaaaataaaataatcatttgCACGGTTGTTCGGGTGAAGATCTAGTTTTGAAATTGAAGCACTTGTATCGTATAGTTCCAAGCTATCTGTGTTTGGACCTGCTACAAGGTTTGGTTGTAGTTTTCTCTTTAATATCaaagataattttataattagaaTATCAAAATGTCCTATGATGTGTAGCTAGCCGTTTCAGGCAATTTGGATGTGGCTTTTTATACCCAGCTATGATGTGTAGCCGTTTCAAGAAACTTGGATGTGGCTTTGTATAGCTCTCATGGGATATAGGCACATAGTTTATAATAGTCAAACTAGATTGCGCGGGTGTTTGGTTTCagaaatatacataaatatttgttttagaacataaatgttttatatttttaaagttaatcatctatatatatgattataaaactattttatatacaataattttataatttacatgttataattatttaattgtatAAAATCGATTTTGTCACTTCTCATTATATATTTATcgtattgtatttttatttagttattaagtAAGTAATATATTCatgagaaaatatatttgaaaattattttgtatttagttTTTTGTAAATTCTGACCCGTACTTCaaaattagattttcttttaccaatatttttatgcttattcattttagataatatattattgtatataaGAAAATCTAAGATATGTTAGTTTTTAGACATATATTAGAGCAATTCCATTGAGAGTTTTACTCTAAAATTCTCACAGtttctcacaaaaaaaaatattaaaataactgTGGGGCCCACAGAAAATATAAACCCGTCTCACATAACTCTTTTCCGGTGAACCTGTTTCTTAACTGTTCCGTGGGCTCCACGCcacgtggcggcccgcgattggttcgactttattttttattttttattttttaaaaaaaaatcaaacgaaaaaaaggaaaaaattgaaaaaattatttttttggttttggaatTCGCGCTCTATGTGTACTgctaatggagatgctcttatataGTTTGCTAATTTTAAATTGTTCATCCGTCTCTTTCCCATCTCTCAAGAAATTGGGTCTTGATAGCATCATATACCTAGGCGGTGACAAATATGTCAATAGGCTTTTATCCAATTGTCCTGTTCTTGAAGACTTGCATGTGGACCGATGTCTTGAAGTCAACGTCGTCATTTTCACCGTTAGAGTGCCGTCTCTAAAGGTTTTGGGGATGTTTAATTTCACTGAAAAAGATAGAGATGATGTTGCATACGGGGTTTTCATAGATACTCCTTCTGTGGAGACATTGAATATTCTTGATCGTACGGATGGGTTTTGTGTGCTTAAGAATGAAATGCCTAACGTTGCAACGGTAGACATTGACCTTACGTATAATAGTCATTCTGGGAATATTCTGGGTTGTATATCTCAAGTAGAGGATTTATGGTTATCTTTATCTTCCTCACAGGTATTTTAGTCGCGTCTTTGTCATTCTACCATCTGcacttttgtttttattttcagaatCTGTAATGGAACAATTTATTGGACTTTCAGGATGCATATCCTAGTGGTTGTGTCTTCCACCGTCTGGTAGATTTTACGCTATGCGATGTAAGAAGCAGTGGTTGGACTTACTTATGTGTGTGGTCAGAGATTCACCTAAATTACGAGTTCTCAAAATTGAGCAGGTATATGTATTTTTCAACCCAATTACATTTTGCGTCTTTAATCCTGATTATTTTTCAGTTCACTCACTGTCTCTTGTACTGTTTATATCAGTACCATTGCTCTCaggaaaataaactaaaatatgcAATTTAAGAGAATTTCCGAATAAAAAATACCTTTACCATTGCTCTCAggaaaaagatgtatttttttaacCTTTCAATGCAATTGATAagttgtaaattttttttaaaaaattatatttattaaattttgattgtttAAAAATTATGGGAAAAagttaattacaaaaattatatatttaatactaaaattaaatGTGTTTGAACATAGAATCAACAGAAACCATATTAataaaagaagaaggaaaactTTCTGTTgattctatgttttttttttttggttttttgattCCAGTTTTCCAGGTAGATGAGTTTTAGATCCAACTAAgtatttgtaagttttttttatccGGTTTCAGGTTAAATACTTTTGGATCAGTTCTACTTTAAATTTTTCGATCCAGATAAAATGTTCATGTTCATACCTAGTTTCAAGTATATTTGATAAAAGAGTTAACTTGAGAggaaaggaagaagcagtgggACATAGTGATCCCGTTTGGATGCGGAGATATGAGGATCACGTTAGAGCAACAAAACTGTATATTGGGCCGGGCTGGATAAAAACCCAGCCGAAGTCTTTAACATGACTCGAAACTTCACGGCGCCACGTATTGGTCATCGACGAGACTTCACGCCACGTATCGATCCCTGTCTCCTACGTGACGAGTGGCTGATCACTGAATCAGCTTCACATCCACATCCTCGGAGTCTCCGCGAGCCTctaattttcttgaaatttcTTACACGAAATGGTGTCAGTGTCTGAAGAAAGTCTGATTTTGTAAAGGGTTTGCTCATGCAGAAGCTTTAAAGCTTGGGAGTTTGAATTTCATCTCAGATGGATAGGATAAGTCAGGTGCCTGATCATCTTCTTTTGAAGATTTTGTCGTTTCTGCCTACTACCAAAGAAGTTGTGGTCACGATGGTTCTGTCCAAACGGTGGCAGTTTCTATGGATGCTTGTGCCAAGACTAGTCTACGATGATAGCCATGCGAATATCACAAAAGAAAGTTTCTCTAAATTTGTAGACAGATCTTTGCTTTTGCACGAGGCTCCAGTTCTAGACTATTTGCATTTCAAGCTTTGTCAAAAGTCTACTGATGTTGATGATATTGGAGTGTGGGCTAGAGCTGTATCTAGACGCCATGTCCATGAGCTGGTCATCGAGATCGATAGATCTTCTTGTTCAACTCCAGCCATCATTCCAAAGAGTTTGTACACGGTATCCGGAACGCTTGTGACGTTGAAACTTAACAACGTGTTTCTTCTTGATGATGTTTTTTCACCCGTGTCTTTCCCATCTCTCAAGAAACTGAGTCTTGATAACATCAAATACCCAGGCGGTGACAAATATGTCAACAGGCTTTTATCCAATTGTCCTCTTCTTGAAGACTTGCATGTGGACCGATGGACTGACGACAACGTTACCGTTTTCAACGTTAGAGTGCCTTCTCTAAAGATTTTATATATGCGTGATATCAAAGATAGCTACGGTGGAGAAATGTTAGTGATAGATGCTCCTTCTCTGGAGACGTTTACTATTGACGATTCTTCAGGGGTTTGTGTCGTCAAGAATCAAATGCCTAACATTGTAACGGCAGATTTTGACTTTTTCGATAGTCGTTCTTGGAAGATTCTGAGTTCTATAACCCAAGTCAAGGATCTCTGTTTATGTTTATCATTCCCAAGAGTATATAAGAAACTTTCTTCTATCTCTACTCTTCACTCTTCTTTTCGTAACCATTCATGGAATAATGACTAAACAAATTGCACTTGCAGAATGCATATCCTAATGGTTGGGTCTTCCACCGTCTGGTGAATTTTAAGCTATGCAGATGTAAGCCACTGTGGTTGAACCTACTTATGTGTGTGCTCAGAGATTCTCCTAAATTACGAACTCTCAAACTTTATCAGGTATTATGTAAATTTCAACCCAATTCATTTTGTGTCTTTGACTTGATTATTTCTTAATTTCACATGC
This genomic stretch from Raphanus sativus cultivar WK10039 chromosome 3, ASM80110v3, whole genome shotgun sequence harbors:
- the LOC130509536 gene encoding probable FBD-associated F-box protein At1g32375, producing the protein MDRISQLPEHLLLKILSLLPSTKDVVATMVLSKRWQFLWTLVPRLIYDDGNNNITKESFSRFVDRSLLLHVAPVLESLQIKLGEKSSDVDIGVWARTIARRHVRDLVIEIDRTSCTTPAILPKSLYTVSGMLVTLKLKSMVLVDDVASPVSFSSLKILSLDNIKYPGGDESVNRLLTNCPVLEDLFVDRCPDGDNVTVFTVRVPSLKILTMCNKQKTSDDAERVVIDTPSLETLTFDDFTGCVFETEMPNILKADIDIMNNHSEKILCSITPVKDLLLCLYSSKDTYSGGCAFHRLVDFTLCRCDKQWLNLLMCVLRGSPKLRGLKLDQYHGSQANQPSPCWSEPSLVPECLLSSLEILEWADYEGTKEEKEVVEYILRNGSCLKRVTISSKPTDPEEKLEMIKELALSFRRSPVCQLVFN
- the LOC108833873 gene encoding probable FBD-associated F-box protein At1g32375, with the protein product MDRISQLPEHLLLKILSLLPSTKDVVATMVLSKRWQFLWTLVPRLIYDDGNNNITKESFSRFVDRSLLLHVAPVLESLQLKLGEKSSDVNIGVWARTIARRHVRELVIEIDRTSCTTPAIIPKSLYTLSGMLVTLKLKSMVLVDDVASPVSFSSLKILSLDNIKYPGGDESVNRLLTNCPVLEDLFVNRCPDGDNVTVFTVRVPSLKILTMCNKQKTSNDAERVVIDTPSLETLTFDDFTGCVFETEMPNIVKADIDIMYSHSEKILCSITPVKDLLLCLSSSKDTNPGGCAFHRLVDFTLCRCDKQWLNILMCVLRGSPKLRGLKLDQYHGSQANQPSPCWSEPSLVPECLLSSLETLEWADYEGTKEEKEVVEYILRNGSCLKRVTISSKPTDPEEKLEMIKELALSFRRSPICQLVFN
- the LOC108833876 gene encoding probable FBD-associated F-box protein At1g32375, which gives rise to MDRISQVPDHLLLKILSFLPTTKEVVVTMVLSKRWQFLWMLVPRLVYDDSHANITKESFSKFVDRSLLLHEAPVLDYLHFKLCQKSTDVDDIGVWARAVSRRHVHELVIEIDRSSCSTPAIIPKSLYTVSGTLVTLKLNNVFLLDDVFSPVSFPSLKKLSLDNIKYPGGDKYVNRLLSNCPLLEDLHVDRWTDDNVTVFNVRVPSLKILYMRDIKDSYGGEMLVIDAPSLETFTIDDSSGVCVVKNQMPNIVTADFDFFDSRSWKILSSITQVKDLCLCLSFPRNAYPNGWVFHRLVNFKLCRCKPLWLNLLMCVLRDSPKLRTLKLYQKQGYQAHQPNPIWSELSLVPECLLTSLETLEWTNYEGTKEEKEVVEFILRNGRCLKMVTIFSKPTDSDKKLEMIKELALSFRRSPVCQLVFD
- the LOC108833875 gene encoding probable FBD-associated F-box protein At1g32375; this encodes MEMLLYSLLILNCSSVSFPSLKKLGLDSIIYLGGDKYVNRLLSNCPVLEDLHVDRCLEVNVVIFTVRVPSLKVLGMFNFTEKDRDDVAYGVFIDTPSVETLNILDRTDGFCVLKNEMPNVATVDIDLTYNSHSGNILGCISQVEDLWLSLSSSQDAYPSGCVFHRLVDFTLCDVRSSGWTYLCVWSEIHLNYEFSKLSSTIALRKIN